The Geothermobacter ehrlichii genome includes the window AAAAGCTTTGTTATCATCAAAAAATATTTCCTTTTCACATTTACATGGTTTGTCTGGGCGTTCAATCGGGAACAAAACAAGCCTTGCAAATGAGCTATCAACAATTAAGGGGACTGGAATATTTGTTTCACTATCAAGATACTTCGGCGCAAACCTTTCGGGCAGACATGTTTCTGTTAAAGATGCACTATACAACCTTCCTTTCGTCCATCGCTCATTTACGGTCACATACCGTGGAGCTCAAGAACTTTTTATTCCTATTGTAAACCCTCACTTTGTCCGTCAAAATAGGGGAAACGAAGCTTGGTTTTGCGCTGAAATCATCGATGACAAATATAAGAAAAGGGAAATTTTTAGCAGACAACGCGGATGGGAAGTAGACATTGGCATTAAGTCAAAGTTTGTTATACGCAGAAAAAGGAGATTTAAGTGGAATACTTCCCGCGGCTCAAAAAAGTCAGAACGCATCAATCAACTAATAAAGTATCACCAAAAAATCAGGCGTGATATTAAATACATACATGGTTCCCATCGACTGTGGTACTTCAAGCGTAACGACAGGGTAGATGGTGTTTTGCCTTGGCCAACACCAGTATTGATTTACATTGTAATGCATAGATTAAGTGAATTAACTCGTTATGACCCAAAGCGTCTCCGAAGACACTTTGAATGCCAACACAACTGGTTATTGTCAGAGTTCATCAACCAGGCTGCAGACAATTTTATTGATCAGATTGCTAGCGATATAACAGGACATGAGTTAATGGTTCCAGGTTATAGGGCTAGATTCTAGCTCAAAGTACCAACTTTGAGACGAGGTTACAAAACAAGACATGATGCGCTTTTCGATCATGTTGACTAACCATGTCCTATACGAACCCTACCTATAGCTATGACTGTTTCCCATAGCGTTTATAACCGTTCAATTGTACAATGATACGTATCGGCTTTATCAATTTTTGAAACCCCGATGAACTCGGAGTCCTACACGCAAATTCTTGGATATGTCCGTTTAGCAACCCATCTACCAAGGTCCGACGATGTCTGCCTTGCGAATCTGCTCGAGATCCTCGGAGTCGAGACATCCTTAAAACGCATCCTTCCTGTCCTCAAAACGTTCGTCCAAATCCGGAAAGATTTGGAGCTCTGCATCCCGAAGAACCTTTTATGGGCACCTGCCCGGGCAAGGCTGAAAGACGCATTCTCTCTGGCAGAGCATCTTCTTCAAAAGCGCTCTCAAATCCAGACCGATCTCCCCAGCCTGGACCTCAGGCCAACTGAGGTCAGGAACAATGTCTTTCAAAAACAAATTTCGGAAGGCCCCTTTCTTGCCACCCTCGGGTACCTTCCGACCAACCCGGAACATCTGGGTCATTGGCACCTACTGCTGGCTCAAATCATTCTTGTCCGTCTCCTGACCGTGCAACTCAATCGGGAAGGCGAGGCACGAGAACAGCTTGGCAGAGCCCTCCGGACCGTCCGCGGGCTTGCGGACGATCCCTTGCTGGCCCAGATGCCGATGGGCCCATGTGTCCCGGAAAGATTTCTCGATGACTTGCGTCGAATCGAGAATGAAAAACTCACTCCCCTGACCACTTATCTCGAGACAGCCCTTGAGCTGTGCCGGCCTCACCCTTTCAGCCTCCCCGACCTCAATCGAGAACAAACCTCTTCAGGGGCAGATGACACAACGTTCGAAGAGGAGAGCGAAAAGGCCACGCTTGTGGTTGAAGACCTTCGGCCGACGGAGGAGGAGAGCGAACCACCGGAAGCGAACAGCCTTGTTTTTGCTTTCCAACGGACCCTGCCCGACGGCAAGCGCGTTCAGCAGGACAGCATTCGGGCCACGACACAACGCCAAGCCCGGGAGAACCAGATGCTGCCGGGCTCTTGGGACAATCTCAACCAGCATGAGCTGGAGGTTCTGGTCAAAGGCATTTTCAGCGAAACGAGACATGACTGCATCGAGGCGAGAATCCAGCTTGGCATCATGCTGTTCGCCGGGCTTGATCCAAAACGCATTCGTTGCCTATTGGTGGTCGATCATCCCGACAACGCCGAAGGGCCAGACACCTACATCTCGCAAACCCGTTGTCTTCGTCTTCGGTCAGAGGAACCCCAGTTAAAAACCCGGCCTTCTACCGAGGCAACGCAGCAGACGTGGCAAAGACAGTTCCATGTTGACCTGCCACTGCCACCCTCGCTGGCAAAGCTGATTGAACGGTATGTGGCCCTCCGTTCTTCGACGACACCGACACAGCTGTTTGTAGGCAACGCACCTTCGTCCTGCCAAAGTTTGTTGGCCAAACTTCGGAAAAAGGCTTCCAGACTGACCTTCCACCGGATCCAGGACCACCTTCTCTATCGGTTGGCGAACCTTCCCAACTCGGACATCGCAGTTGCCAGCCTGCTGCTGGGGCGTAAAATCTACCTGGCCAGAACCCGGGTGCATTACGCCGCATTTGACCCGGAGTTTTTGCAACAACTCTACATCAGAGCCTGCAACGACCTTCTCCGTGAAGCGGGTCAGCAGGACCGGATACCAGAGCGGTACCCACTGGCTCCTCCTAGGATTGTCGGTACTCCGCGTCGTCCCCGGCTTGCAGAGGTTCAACATCTGGCCGATAAACTGAAAGAACAGATTGACCAAACACCTCTTCCCCGAACACAGCAGGAATGGGTTGCTTGCCACAACAGCTATACGCTGTACACGTTACTTTTCCTGGCATATTGCACCGGACTCAGGCCGAACCACACACCGTACATTCCTCCGCAGAGAATCGACCCGGCCAACGGACTCACCGTCATCTGGGACAAGTCGGGCATTGACCAGTATCACTGCCGCCTGGCATGGCTGTCACCGGAATGTGTCCACCAGATCAATCACTACCACACCTACATCAACCGTTACTTTCAGACCGAAAAAGGCACGGACAATCCGGCCGAGCTCAGCATCTTCTTCCTCTCTCCCGAGATGAAGCCTGTTGCCGTCACTCGCCAGGAGCTCGTCAGACGTTTGGCCGAAAACGGTTTTTTTCTACCGCCCAACGTCCAACGGCACCTGCTCAAATCGGAACTGCAGGAAGACGGTTGTCACTGGGAGGTCATCGAGGCGCTACTGGGGCACTGGCATTTGGGAGAGGAACCTTGGGCACAGACCTCGGCCTTGCACCCGGACGACTTTCGGCAAGAGTTGAGCCGTTACATTGTGCGCCTGCTCGAACGGCTTGGATTCAAGGCCATCCAATGGCCACCTGAGCGGCGAGGGAGAAGAGAGATTATTCGTCTACCTGGACTTCCAGCTTCCAAAAGGCCGGGCCGTACCAGCCAAATGCAAAAGGCTTCTGCCCGCAAGGTTCGGCAGATCCTTGATGATCCCCCCGGAGAGCTGTGGCAACAACTTTTTGGCGTCGCCTGGCCCAACGGGCTCAGTACCAAGCCCGAACAGATTCATGTTCTGGACAAGCTGCGCTGTTATCTTCCGGATATCTACAAGGGCAACGCCCGACCTCAGGTGAACCTCGACCAACTACGTCAATTCATCGAGAAGCTCGAACCGCACCCGGTGGACCCGAGAGTCTACCATCGCCGAATCTCCTTTCTGATCCGGGGGCTGGAAAGAGGACGGGACGTTCAAAATTGGGACATCCCCATCCCACCCAAACCGGTCATCAACCGAAAACCGAGAAATCTGGCAAAACTTTCCCTAGTCGACCATGTATTGCAAGCGCGTCTTCTGGAGAAGGCCCTGGTCAAAGAGCTGGAGAATCCACCGCCTGACGACCCGCTTATTGCCCTGGGACAGATTCTCGTAAGCGCAGTTTTGTTCGGCGGCATCAACCACCAGACATGGGCCGAAGCGCTCGTCAAATCCCTGCCGGACAAGGTCTACCTGTACCAGAAGACCTTATGGGTCGATCTCTGGCGGGAAGACATTGACGACATCCCGCCCCAGGAGCGCTGGCGCCTGCAGCGGAATCCGACGCTCTATCGCCGCTGGCTGCCCGACCCGGTAACCCGTAACCTGATCCTGCAGTTCTACTCCCGAACGCAACGACCTATGGAGAGACAAAGCCTCTCTCTTAAGTCGATCTACGCGGCCTACCGCAAGCACCTGAAAGCACAGGGGCATGCCTTACCCACCCTCCGAGACCTGCTACGCCTTGGACAGGCACGAACCACACTCACCAACGAACCGTTCCTGAGTGCCTACTCGCAAAACAAGATCCTTTCGGCCAGTCTGCCCGATCCGGCTTGGGTACGTTTGCTGACCAACAAGGCGGTGGGCCATCAACGTCCAAGCATCCGACGCCGAGGCGCCATCATTACCGACAACCATACGGATTGGCTCAAGCTGCAGAAACAACTGATTCGTGAGCTGAGACATCGCATCGATACGTCAAGCCGGAAAACCGGCGACACCTCCACAGAACAGACGCCTTCCAGCCCGGAACAAACCAAAAATGCCATCGCGACCTTTTTGGCCGACCACCAAGAGCAACTCAGTGAAGCAACAGCCCTGCTCGGTCGTTGGGCCATGCAACTTCTTTCGGCAAGGATCTATCCGCAGGAAAACCGCAAGGTCCAACCGGAGGCAAAATCGACCGTCATCTCCTACCTTGAAGCGTTCGATGACGAGTTTCTGCTGCATGCTGTCGGGCATGACATATCGGAGATGGACGAAGATGACTTCAAGGATCTGATCAGCAAAACCGCAAACGAGATTATTCGGACACGCACGAACCAGAATAACGACAAAATCATCAACGACAGAACGGTCTGGGTCATCGAGCGACTCAACCAATTTTTGTCCTATCTCCACCTCTTTGAGGAGTGCCCGGACCTTTTCGTCGATTTGAAGAAGAGCGGAATCCGCGTATACAAGAAGGACAACAAGGTACGGGCCAACCTGCTATCGGTCGGCGAGTACAGGGATTTGCGCAGTGCCATGGGGTGGAAGAGGAGACAAGACCTCAGCCGCCGTCAGCGCATGACCCTGGTCGCCCTGGTTCTGCTCTACCGTACCGGCATGCGCATCAACGAGCTCGGTGGAATTCTGGTTGAAGAATGTGTCGGACGGGAGCAACTCGAAATTCTGGTACAACGCAACCGGCTCCGCGGCATTAAAAGCAGGCAAGCTCGGCGTCGACTGCCCCTCTGGCTGCTACTGCCCAAAGAAGAGTTGGACTTCGTCAGAACATGGCTCACCTACCGCAGAAAGGAGCCGGGAACGACAGACGATGCGCCCCTGTTCGCGGATGCTCCCTTCGACATGAAGCCAACGCCTCTGAATGCCCTGGTCGGTCCCATCCGGGACAAGATGGTCGAGGTCACAGGCGACGAGACCCTGACGCTTCATGGTCTGCGCCATACGTTCGCCAACAATCTGCTGACCAGCCTGCTTTGCGAACCGACTGAAAGCAAATCCTCCATTTTGGCTGATGACGACCTTTCCGCCGCCGATCGAATCCGGTTGCGCGAACATCTGCTGGGAGACGGAGCGACCAGCAAAAAGGCTCTCTTCTGCCTGGCCATGCTGCTTGGCCATGCCAGCACGGACACGACTCTGACATCTTACATCCACTTGTGCGACAGACTCGTTGTGCATAACAGCCAGCGAAAAGACAGCGCCCCTCCCCTTACGACAAAAGCTATCGCCAGGCTGACGGGACGCGGCCGGCGCATGGGCCAGAACCTACTGAAGAAGCAGACACATCCCCTGGACAAGGTCCTTCCACCACTCGACGACAGTATCCGGCAGGCACTGGCACACCCTCTCCTTCAGGAGGCAAGGAGTCGAAAAACCCCAGCCTTTAAGCCCGATGAGAAGACCTTATCGGAGTTGCTTTACGAAAGGATCGTCGAGCACAAGGACCAACTCCCCACTCAGCTCAAATGGCCGGAGTCCAAACCGGAGATGGAGGTTCTGCAGGTTCTGTTTGAACAGGTGGCAAAATCAGACGATCGCAACAAACCCCCAACAGCGGCGAAAGCACTTCTCGATGGGTTCAGAGTGC containing:
- a CDS encoding YaaC family protein; protein product: MAHRAIILKNAKIRPHKAFMRPTFDAPTVIVSDQFDYVELWLKRNSSLESVLYWKQAENFYKASSILPDGSKAITSYYCMLNAAKALLSSKNISFSHLHGLSGRSIGNKTSLANELSTIKGTGIFVSLSRYFGANLSGRHVSVKDALYNLPFVHRSFTVTYRGAQELFIPIVNPHFVRQNRGNEAWFCAEIIDDKYKKREIFSRQRGWEVDIGIKSKFVIRRKRRFKWNTSRGSKKSERINQLIKYHQKIRRDIKYIHGSHRLWYFKRNDRVDGVLPWPTPVLIYIVMHRLSELTRYDPKRLRRHFECQHNWLLSEFINQAADNFIDQIASDITGHELMVPGYRARF
- a CDS encoding tyrosine-type recombinase/integrase, which codes for MNSESYTQILGYVRLATHLPRSDDVCLANLLEILGVETSLKRILPVLKTFVQIRKDLELCIPKNLLWAPARARLKDAFSLAEHLLQKRSQIQTDLPSLDLRPTEVRNNVFQKQISEGPFLATLGYLPTNPEHLGHWHLLLAQIILVRLLTVQLNREGEAREQLGRALRTVRGLADDPLLAQMPMGPCVPERFLDDLRRIENEKLTPLTTYLETALELCRPHPFSLPDLNREQTSSGADDTTFEEESEKATLVVEDLRPTEEESEPPEANSLVFAFQRTLPDGKRVQQDSIRATTQRQARENQMLPGSWDNLNQHELEVLVKGIFSETRHDCIEARIQLGIMLFAGLDPKRIRCLLVVDHPDNAEGPDTYISQTRCLRLRSEEPQLKTRPSTEATQQTWQRQFHVDLPLPPSLAKLIERYVALRSSTTPTQLFVGNAPSSCQSLLAKLRKKASRLTFHRIQDHLLYRLANLPNSDIAVASLLLGRKIYLARTRVHYAAFDPEFLQQLYIRACNDLLREAGQQDRIPERYPLAPPRIVGTPRRPRLAEVQHLADKLKEQIDQTPLPRTQQEWVACHNSYTLYTLLFLAYCTGLRPNHTPYIPPQRIDPANGLTVIWDKSGIDQYHCRLAWLSPECVHQINHYHTYINRYFQTEKGTDNPAELSIFFLSPEMKPVAVTRQELVRRLAENGFFLPPNVQRHLLKSELQEDGCHWEVIEALLGHWHLGEEPWAQTSALHPDDFRQELSRYIVRLLERLGFKAIQWPPERRGRREIIRLPGLPASKRPGRTSQMQKASARKVRQILDDPPGELWQQLFGVAWPNGLSTKPEQIHVLDKLRCYLPDIYKGNARPQVNLDQLRQFIEKLEPHPVDPRVYHRRISFLIRGLERGRDVQNWDIPIPPKPVINRKPRNLAKLSLVDHVLQARLLEKALVKELENPPPDDPLIALGQILVSAVLFGGINHQTWAEALVKSLPDKVYLYQKTLWVDLWREDIDDIPPQERWRLQRNPTLYRRWLPDPVTRNLILQFYSRTQRPMERQSLSLKSIYAAYRKHLKAQGHALPTLRDLLRLGQARTTLTNEPFLSAYSQNKILSASLPDPAWVRLLTNKAVGHQRPSIRRRGAIITDNHTDWLKLQKQLIRELRHRIDTSSRKTGDTSTEQTPSSPEQTKNAIATFLADHQEQLSEATALLGRWAMQLLSARIYPQENRKVQPEAKSTVISYLEAFDDEFLLHAVGHDISEMDEDDFKDLISKTANEIIRTRTNQNNDKIINDRTVWVIERLNQFLSYLHLFEECPDLFVDLKKSGIRVYKKDNKVRANLLSVGEYRDLRSAMGWKRRQDLSRRQRMTLVALVLLYRTGMRINELGGILVEECVGREQLEILVQRNRLRGIKSRQARRRLPLWLLLPKEELDFVRTWLTYRRKEPGTTDDAPLFADAPFDMKPTPLNALVGPIRDKMVEVTGDETLTLHGLRHTFANNLLTSLLCEPTESKSSILADDDLSAADRIRLREHLLGDGATSKKALFCLAMLLGHASTDTTLTSYIHLCDRLVVHNSQRKDSAPPLTTKAIARLTGRGRRMGQNLLKKQTHPLDKVLPPLDDSIRQALAHPLLQEARSRKTPAFKPDEKTLSELLYERIVEHKDQLPTQLKWPESKPEMEVLQVLFEQVAKSDDRNKPPTAAKALLDGFRVRHNHIEISHIHIAHQALAFLECLGIPTAEITVHCPRFTRIKSPRSLERKWRAATGRFLHAAPPQCRENLPNGKIRIPIRYLLHDGKLVETDRKLVNLVGVVIFLVSRNAY